From Candidatus Palauibacter scopulicola, one genomic window encodes:
- a CDS encoding Type 1 glutamine amidotransferase-like domain-containing protein, which yields MKASRWRRAADDAGRRPADDAGRRPPLVLLGPRGGDLALPDVVRELEAAGALSRGARIAAITSGWRDREANEGLIDPCLADRVVDLELYRRSDRIAEADAELARAHRETRDRLRSLRRAYNLRLHGLIEAHQRLAELRGDESVLRAERDEALGAIRRLDARHLSRVTEIRSEFERRMTPSERDAVRLQRREVGERLEGTEAIVLEGGHVGNLLSRLRLFGGRKLLDGRPVIGRSAGAMVLTERVVLFHDRPPWGEGHPEVFDAGLGIAEGLVALPHASARLALDDRTRGARLAARFSPASCVLLDPGHRLDRAGHGWSGGDGVERLDAAGRRVPFRTAA from the coding sequence ATGAAGGCGTCGAGATGGCGCCGGGCGGCCGACGACGCGGGGCGCCGGCCGGCCGACGACGCCGGACGCCGGCCGCCGCTCGTCCTCCTCGGTCCGCGCGGAGGCGACCTCGCGCTCCCGGACGTGGTGCGGGAACTGGAGGCCGCGGGTGCCCTGTCGCGGGGCGCGCGGATCGCCGCCATCACCTCCGGGTGGCGGGACCGCGAGGCCAACGAGGGACTCATCGATCCATGCCTCGCGGACCGCGTCGTGGATCTCGAACTCTATCGGCGCTCCGACCGGATCGCCGAGGCCGACGCGGAACTCGCGCGCGCGCACCGGGAGACGCGGGACCGGCTCCGGTCGCTGCGTCGCGCCTACAATCTGCGCCTCCACGGTCTCATCGAGGCGCACCAGCGGCTGGCCGAACTGCGCGGGGACGAGTCCGTGCTCCGTGCCGAGCGGGACGAAGCCCTCGGGGCTATTCGGCGCCTCGACGCACGGCACCTGAGCCGCGTGACCGAGATCCGGTCGGAGTTCGAGCGCCGCATGACACCCTCCGAGCGCGATGCCGTGCGATTGCAACGGCGCGAGGTGGGCGAGAGGCTCGAGGGCACGGAGGCGATCGTCCTGGAGGGCGGGCACGTCGGGAACCTGCTGAGCCGCCTGCGGCTGTTCGGGGGACGGAAGCTCCTGGACGGACGCCCCGTGATCGGCCGGTCGGCCGGGGCCATGGTGCTGACGGAGCGCGTCGTGCTCTTTCACGATCGGCCGCCTTGGGGCGAGGGCCACCCCGAGGTGTTCGACGCGGGGCTGGGGATCGCCGAAGGGCTCGTCGCCCTTCCGCACGCTTCGGCCCGCCTCGCGCTGGACGACCGGACGCGGGGAGCGCGGCTCGCGGCCCGCTTCTCTCCCGCCTCCTGCGTCCTCCTCGACCCCGGCCACCGACTCGACCGGGCCGGGCACGGCTGGAGCGGCGGCGACGGGGTCGAGCGCCTCGACGCGGCGGGCCGCCGCGTCCCCTTCCGCACGGCGGCGTAG
- a CDS encoding ATP-grasp domain-containing protein, which yields MHVVFVEPLFPGNQKDFVRGLHEVGAEVSAVGEAPPEALGSDLHGWLTSYEQVGSVCDEGALARAVHEIHRRRPVDRLEATVEAHILPVARVREAAGLAGTSVRTAHLCRDKPAMKDALRDAGIATAQSMGGGDAEEIAGFGRRVGYPLIVKPRAGAGASGTYRVEDEAQLAALLPRLGVGHGAEVAVEEFVDGHEAFYDTLTVGGTVVHDFMTHYYPNVLEAMRTREVSPQFIATNRIDTADAYAEVRELGRRVIDALEIGTSATHMEWFFGEKGLRFSEIGCRPPGVRAWDLYGAANEMDVYREWAACIVHGRKLRDPSRRYSAGIVTLRPENDGRIAGYEGLEKVEARFGEWIIDTHLPPPGTPTQPVEAGYMANAWLRLRHPDYDELRRMLDAVGRWVRVRAA from the coding sequence ATGCACGTCGTATTCGTCGAACCCCTGTTTCCCGGAAACCAGAAGGACTTCGTGCGCGGTCTGCACGAAGTCGGCGCCGAGGTGTCCGCGGTGGGCGAAGCGCCGCCGGAAGCGCTGGGCTCCGACCTGCACGGGTGGCTCACCAGCTATGAGCAGGTCGGCTCCGTGTGCGACGAGGGCGCCCTCGCGCGCGCCGTTCACGAGATCCACCGGCGGCGCCCCGTGGACCGCCTCGAGGCCACCGTCGAAGCCCACATCCTCCCGGTCGCCCGCGTGCGGGAAGCCGCGGGACTGGCCGGGACGTCCGTGAGGACCGCGCACCTGTGCCGCGACAAGCCGGCGATGAAGGACGCGCTTCGGGATGCGGGGATCGCGACCGCCCAGTCGATGGGCGGGGGCGACGCGGAGGAGATCGCGGGGTTCGGCCGGAGGGTCGGCTATCCGCTCATCGTCAAGCCGCGCGCCGGGGCCGGCGCCTCGGGCACGTATCGCGTCGAGGACGAGGCGCAGCTCGCGGCGCTGCTCCCGCGCCTCGGCGTCGGGCATGGCGCCGAAGTCGCCGTCGAGGAGTTCGTGGACGGCCACGAGGCCTTCTACGACACGCTGACGGTGGGTGGCACGGTGGTCCACGACTTCATGACCCACTACTACCCCAACGTGCTCGAGGCGATGCGGACGAGGGAGGTGTCGCCCCAGTTCATCGCCACGAACCGGATCGACACCGCCGACGCCTACGCGGAGGTCCGGGAACTCGGGCGGCGGGTCATCGACGCGCTCGAGATCGGGACGTCCGCCACCCACATGGAATGGTTCTTCGGCGAGAAGGGACTCAGGTTCTCCGAGATCGGCTGCCGTCCGCCCGGCGTGCGGGCCTGGGACCTGTACGGGGCGGCGAACGAAATGGACGTGTACCGCGAGTGGGCGGCCTGCATCGTGCATGGCCGCAAACTGCGGGACCCGTCGCGCCGCTACTCCGCGGGGATCGTGACGCTGCGGCCCGAAAACGATGGGCGCATCGCGGGGTATGAGGGTCTGGAGAAGGTGGAAGCCCGCTTCGGAGAGTGGATCATCGACACGCATCTGCCGCCGCCCGGCACGCCCACGCAGCCCGTGGAGGCCGGGTACATGGCGAACGCCTGGCTCCGGCTGCGGCACCCGGACTACGACGAACTGCGCCGCATGCTCGACGCCGTCGGACGCTGGGTGAGAGTGCGCGCCGCATGA